In the genome of Arachis stenosperma cultivar V10309 chromosome 2, arast.V10309.gnm1.PFL2, whole genome shotgun sequence, the window TTTCTCCtgttccttctccttcttcttcttctcttttttctttgtattcTTCCTATTTTTTTCACATTCCTTCTTCACGTTTTTATCCTCATCGTagtttttttattgttgttattgttgctgtatttttttcctcatctttctattgattttgtaacattatgtatttttttcttttttgtttaattttttctctcaaaaagaattataagaaaatgaaataagaagatgaagaagaagaagtagaatatgagaagaaggaagatgaagtgttttgaattatgtaaaacttatcataataaaaatacactcaaatatcttcgtgttacacccaaatatttTCGTGTTACACcaaaatttgctgcaaatatagaaaaatattccctctaatgctgcattttttttcttttttttcttatttcttttagttaaattaATGTAAGTTTatcctcttccaagtaattttgtaaCATTATGTATTTCTTCTTCGTTGTAtgattttattcttgttaagagaatataacaagaagaaacttgagaagataaaacaaaaaagaaaagatgaataagacaaaaaaaaaagaagaagcaatagaagatgaggaggaagaagaggaagagttttgaatttcgcaaaacttatcagaataaaaatacatccaaatatctttgtgttacacccaaatatcttcatGTTATACACAAATTTGatgcaaatacagaaaaatatttcttctaatgatgcattttttcttcttcttcttttctttattttttctttcttttagttaaacgaatgtaagttcatcatctttcaagtaattttgcagcattatgtatttcttcttcttctttgtttgatttttttatttttattcttgtcaagagagtaaaacaagaagaaatttgagaaagtaaaacaaagaggaaaagatgaataagaaaaaaagaagaagaagatagtaatgatgataaaaaaaagaaagaagcagtagaagatgaagaggaggaagaggaaaagttttaaattatgcagaacttattaaaataaaaatatacctaaaaattttaaaatacacccaaatattttCATGTAATACCCAAATATCTCCATGTTATATTCAAATTTACtgcaaatatagaaaaatatttttttaatattatattttttttaatttaactacacctcaaaagaagaaagaaaaggaagaaaaaaaaaatagtgttaatgatgatgaataataaaaaaaaaaaacaaaaaataaaaaaaacgtaCAATAATAATACGAAATATGTAAATATAAATAACTTATAAaggtttataaaaaaaaacgcTTCTACGTATAGaataattcttttcttcttcctatGGACGTTTCTTCAATTATTTAATAGACTTGAAGCTAACAATTTTTAATTACATCATATAACAAACATAAAATCTAGGATTGGAATATTCAACCACGCCTTGCCGCCACATAGATTAATAGTTAACCTAATATTTATTTGCATCCATTTTCATCTTTCTTTTTTGCATAGCAATCTTCAAAACTTTTATCCAAAACTAGTagaacaaatatttttttttgtttctggTCATTTATTTAAAAGACaaagtatatttttataatttaaaattttttattaatctgTAATTAACCAGTTAATTAGTCTAAGTAATCTTTATTATTGAACTAAACGGCTCCTGTTATTAGACTATGCAGGGCAGGCTGCTATTTACAATTAATTGGAATTAACTGGAACGTTTGGAGTTTCGACCAATTATTTAAATGGTTAAAAATTGATTTAAGAAAAACATATTTATTcaaatgaatattttttttgtttatccaAACGGTATCTTTCAATTCGACAGGTTAAGGACTAATCTGTCGTGGACTGAGTTTTATTTAAGGGTCTGTCGCTggccaatgggttgctgcatgcacaaggcggggTTCAAATtcccgacacttgcttaagcggacaagtgagctgaccactcgaccaacccaagTTGGTTACTCAAATGAAGATATCAGGCTTGTGCTGTAAATCTGAAGCCCAAATGAGACCCTTTTCACAATGGCCCAATAATCGTTGCAGCCCATTGAGCCTCACAAATAAAAAGTACACAAAACGCATAAACCCTAATTCCCATTGTTCTCACATTTCTTGTGGTGCACCTCACAATGGGACGTGTGATCCGTGCTCAGCGTAAGGGTGCAGGCTCTGTCTTCAAGTCCCACACACACCACCGCAAGGGTGCCGCCAGGTTCCGCAGCCTCGACTTCGGCGAACGAAACGGTTACCTCAAAGGCGTCGTCACTGACGTCATCCACGACCCCGGTCGCGGTGCGCCACTCGCCAAAGTCACTTTCCGCCACCCTTTCAGGTCTCTCTCGATGTTAATTTTGTTGCACGAGTTTGAAATATTCGATGCGATTGTCTAATTGGAATAATTTTGTTACGAAACGCGGTGCAGGTACAAGAAGCAGAATGAGCTTTTTGTTGCGGCGGAAGGAATGTACACTGGACAGTTTGTGTATTGTGGGAAGAAAGCGACGCTTGTTGTCGGTAATGTGTTGCCTTTGAAAGCTATTCCAGAAGGTGCTGTTATATGCAATGTTGAGCATCATGTTGGTGACCGTGGCGTTTTCGCTAGGGCTTCTGGGGATTATGCTATTGTTATTAGTCATAATCCTGATAACGATACCTCTAGGTACCTAACTGTTTTGTGTAgctatgctttttttttttttttgttgctcTGGTTATGCCGTTGTCGTTGCGTTGCTCTATGATGGGGAAAATTGTATGAAATGGCTACCATTTAATTATTCGTTCTTTCAGATGGTCATTTTCTTAGGCGGTGGATGGAAAAGTAGTTATTTTTGCTGAAGTGGGGTTAAGTGATTGTGCATGCACATGTAAAATTGCTTTGCTTTACAGTCAGttatgaaaatcaaattctatAAATAAACTTAAAAGTTAAAACCATCCTTAGAATATACTCCTAGGCAAGTTAGTTTGGACATAGCTTTGGGGTCTTAAATGCATTTTGTCTTGTTGATTGTAATGGTAGAAGATATCTTGACTTCATGGTCTTGTGTGCAATGGTTATTGATTGGTGTTATTCCACATTTAGGATTTCACTGAATTGTCTCTGTTTGATCATTTTATTTTCAAGTCATGGTGAATTATTCAATGTCCTTCTTTTGATGCAGTGAGTTGGAAATATCTTATTTATATAGCATTGAGAAACTTTTGATATGAGGTGCTGGAGAATTGTGACTGAAACTAAGGATGTGTTTGTTGTGGTGGACCTGTTGTTGGTTCTgtttaattcaattcaattatcCTGTGTGTTTTTCTAACAGGATCAAGCTTCCCTCTGGTTCAAAGAAAATTGTTCCAAGTGACTGCAGAGCTATGATTGGTCAAGTTGCCGGTGGTGGGAGAACTGAGAAGCCTCTACTCAAAGCTGGTAACGCATACCACAAGTTCAGAGTAAAGAGGAATTGCTGGCCTAAGGTTCGTGGTGTGGCTATGAACCCAGTTGAGCATCCTCATGGAGGTGGTAATCACCAGCATATTGGACATGCCAGTACCGTCAGACGTGATGCTCCCCCTGGGCAGAAGGTTGGTCTCATTGCTGCCCGGAGGACAGGACGGCTTAGGGGGCAAGCAGCTGCAACTGCCGCAAAGGCCGATAAGGGTGCTTAAAAGGATGGTTAGGATTATGTATTGTGTTATGTTTTCCAATTTTGTTTATTTGGTAGTATGTCTTGATATTTTGAACCATTTCCCCCAATATATTGGACCATGGATAGACAGTAGTGCTTTATATTTGCTTATGTTGTATGTTCAATTCTGTAGTTGGAATTGGTTATATTGATATTGCATTTTGAACGGACGCTATTCTATCATACATTAATTATTTCAATCATATGAAGTTGAACCAGCAAGCGTAATTTGTAACTAAGTATCCATAGATACATTTTTTGTTTCATTTAACAATTTGACACTAAAAGAAAATGATTGTGGTAGTCTGGTGTGGGATACCAGCAAAATctagaaattttaaaaaatggtgtatatgtgtatatatattaaaCAATATTTAGGATTTAGAgcatataaaattttaagaaacaTGATAATACTTAGTTCAAATCAGTTAGATATAACATTTACGAAGCTTTTTCTTGTCGGggaaaaataatgaaagaagGTAAAAGATAAACTTAGATTGAGTCGGTATAAAATTGGGCAATCCACAGTCAGTAAAGTTTCTCACGTATGAATAGTTGAATAGTGTTTTAACTTTTATGTATTCTAACTATTTCATAAATTATTAGCCACGCCCATTAGGGTTAAGTATGCTCTGCTAGGTTTATTTTCTTAGTAGATTCCCAAATACGGCTGATCTCACACATTGGCCGTCAAAACACACACCAAATTCCAGGTGCTCTTTATGGGGAGTCATGGCATATCAAGGAGGTGGGAGGAATGTCGGGAGGGAGGAGTATGAGGGGGAAGAAGATGGCGGGGTTATCTTTTTCTATATGAAAGAGGTTGAAGAAAGTCTCCAGAATTGTGCTAAAAAGTCTATTTGCCAGAATTCTGGCTCTTAGATCCTTTAGTCTGGAATGGCAAATGTTGGGGGCTGGTGTTGGGGAAGAAAATGACGGAGTTATCTTTTTCAGATGTGAAAGAGGTTGAAGAAAGCCTCCAGAATTGTGCTAAAAGTCTAATTGGCAGAATTCTGGCTGATAGATCCTTTAGTCCAACAATCACTTACCTAGTTCAGCTTTTACCCTCTAATTCCCCCTCCATTCCAATCTCAGGCATTGACCTCCACCTACCTCCCTTAGATACTGTCGCCACTAAATCAGACTTACCTTTAGTTCCACATTCTGTTCCTACTACAAATAGTCATTCTATGATTACAAGGTCCAAAGGCTAACAACAATAATCCTCATGTCTTTAATTCTAAAATAACAGTCACTATACCTCGGGAGTAGATCCTCTCTAGTGGAAAAAAAACTGGGATGGTGTCAATTGTTTAATCTCACCCTTCATTAGTGCCtctcttatatttatttttggttgcACTTATAAAATTGTGAGAGATCACCCTTTATTCACTCAAATGTTAAAAAAGATTGAGAGGATCCATTTCCCTATACCTCATTAACAAAAGACATGATGGAAGAATATCAAATCCTTATTAATGCTAAGACCTAAACTGTTGTCTCATCATCATATAATGCTAAAATTATCTGCAGCAAATTGGTTTTTACCATCAAGAAACATCCCCAAAGCTATGTCCAAACTAACTTCCCTAGGAATCTCAAATGAGTCTCTCTTGTTGTACGGGAAATTAGTAGAAGGTTGAGAAATTTCTTTGATTTAATTCTCAAATTATAATGTGTAGAAGTTAGGTTGAGAAATCATTTTCTTGTTGCatcaagaaattaaataaaaagtataGTGATTTTCTttgtattcaatttcaatttatcttttttatttttatttcaattacaatttatcttttctattcaatttcaattcttgTCTTATTTAGCCATTCTTATGAGAGTTTATTCAAGGTGCAGCTAGGGGCAGGGTTAAATCTCTTTTTTAAGTTCAAAATTTCTTTTCTCGATAAAAAGAGGGACAAGAgtccaaaaagaagaaaaaactaACAAATAATCATTCTAACTCCTAAAGTACCCGCTAacgaaaaaggaaaaagaaaagaagctcATCCCCATATCTTGAATCTATCCTTATCTTGCTAATCTGAAGATGTGCTCCACAATAACTTCCTCCATCCTTACCAACAGTATTTTAATGGAGTATACGAGAGAGGAGCCAACATAGAGGTATGCTTCCTGTTTCTAGACTAATTGGGTGGCGCATTTGGAATCGCTTTCAACAATTAGTTTGTGGATTTTCATCTCCCTTGCTATTTTCAAGCCAATGTAAAACTCCCAAAGCTCAGCTATAGTAATGGAACAATACCCAACATATTGAATCCTGCAAACACTCTACCAGAGAATTTCTAAGTAAATCGGTACACACTCTATTACTCCCAAATTGAAGAACTGAGCCATGGAAGTTGAGTTTGATGCAGCTACCCTCAGGTAGTTCTGAACTTCTTGGTACTTGTTTCTATCACCTTTTGACATTGCTCATCGTTCTTTGCAAGAGCCATAGCTAATTGAGGAACTTATTCACTTGCAGATTCTGGTTGTTAAAGATGAGTTCGTTTTTTGCATTTTCAGGCTGTATTACATGTTAATAATTTTCCCTCTTGCAAGATTATTGTGATAAAGTGATTAACTGCCAATCAATTAGTTCTGTGAAGataaatataagatataattatGACTGCATAATCAAAACCAGCTTAtctattatattaaattttacttGCCGTATATATTTTTCACATAGTATATAATTTGTGAATGGAAAATTCTAGTGAAGTATGCAAACTGACATTATCATATAGAAGTGTTATGGAGAAGAATGAAAGGTTGTAGATCATATGAATTATCTTTTGTACAGTATAATTATCTTTTGTACAGTATGTATTTAGGTGTTATGATTTTTGTTAATTGCATTTGTTACGAGGTAGCAACAATCCAATGTAATTTTTGTAATGAACATATTTATACTGTACTACTAACTATCAATATGTACATATTGTTGGTTTCTCTTATTTTTAGACtgttatataattaatttatttgcaaTATGAATGcaagttatttttatttaagatCCCTACTTTTCCATCACATGATCATACTATGTATTGTATCATATATTTTGTCTTGATATTCATGTACATTTAAATATTCACCTTTCATCACATGATTATGTTATGTATTTAatcatgtattttttttctttttattcccATGTGTAGCATAGATTTATTCACTAGTATTATAAAAGAATAAGCATAAcgaataaatttttaattagttaatattagttattttttattataaattttttttaactcatTTATTGGAGAATTTAAGATTTATTtggaatttaaaatttactagtttacgataaaaaaatattttcaaaaggtTTGCTCCTTAGTTGAATTCattgtaaaaataataaataatgaaaattgttgatgtcaaattataaaataatattactaactaaaaataaataaatctatATTTTCTTCATTCAACCATGAATCGACTAACCTAGTGCAAGACTATCAGATAGTCAAAAAATCATTCATCTTCTCAAGCATGAATTTTAAGTGGTCTATTACTCTTGCTGAGATTTTAGTCAGTAGAATGTGTCAAAGACACAAGAACACGACACAAGTAACACATTGGAGTTGATTTAGAAAACAAATGGACTCAAAATAAGAGCAACATTCTCTAAGACTCATGGTCGATCCTGATGTTTCGGATGTTTTTCCTCCATTATCATGTAAAGGTAAATATAGCTTTGTCTTTGACTCATTGTGAGCTTGTGTAACAACAAACAAAAATCACTTGTTTCTTGTCTTTACAAGCCTACCAACAAAAGTGGACTCATTCAAGATCCACACATGGTAAATTTAAAGTGCTAATTTTATATTGACCATTTTTTAAATtgacaaaaatgaaaaatttatgGAGTAAATTAAGGAACTAAACacgtttatttttttttaacaaaaggAAGGAAATTCAGTCAAAAGTATGGACCAAACACAACCTTTGGACGTTAGAAATTGTaatttcaataaatattataaaaaagacAAACTATATATATGAACTAACAGACAAAAAAAGAGAAGCATGCATATTTTTCTCCTTGTTAGAATAGATATGGTGGTTAGAAGTTAGAACTACTTTGCTTTCTACTCACTTCCTTACATAGCTAGACAACGAAAATTAATCATTTGTACATTTATAATTCTCATATTGATAAAACTATGGTACATCTAAACTTTAATTACGAAATTTAATTTTGGTAAACAGTTCACAAGTATAtctaatcaat includes:
- the LOC130958093 gene encoding 60S ribosomal protein L8-3-like, with translation MGRVIRAQRKGAGSVFKSHTHHRKGAARFRSLDFGERNGYLKGVVTDVIHDPGRGAPLAKVTFRHPFRYKKQNELFVAAEGMYTGQFVYCGKKATLVVGNVLPLKAIPEGAVICNVEHHVGDRGVFARASGDYAIVISHNPDNDTSRIKLPSGSKKIVPSDCRAMIGQVAGGGRTEKPLLKAGNAYHKFRVKRNCWPKVRGVAMNPVEHPHGGGNHQHIGHASTVRRDAPPGQKVGLIAARRTGRLRGQAAATAAKADKGA